The following are encoded in a window of Cupriavidus oxalaticus genomic DNA:
- a CDS encoding A24 family peptidase: protein MHTASALSPFIGPIAIAIVLTAAAIDLQRRRIPNWLTFGAWLLALPAQVALLGFGSGLVGWTLGWLTGLAVFLPLYMLGGMAAGDVKLMAAIGAWLGAAMAFEIALAAFLLGGVWALAHVYWFRSGGQVFRNIGGIVRGKAGAPSVGALPYGVAIAAGTLVMLFAAR, encoded by the coding sequence ATGCACACCGCCTCCGCGCTCTCACCTTTTATTGGCCCGATCGCCATTGCGATCGTACTGACAGCTGCAGCCATCGACCTGCAGCGGCGCCGCATCCCGAACTGGCTGACATTCGGCGCCTGGCTGCTGGCCCTGCCGGCACAGGTCGCGCTGCTTGGCTTCGGCAGCGGTCTGGTTGGCTGGACACTCGGCTGGCTTACCGGGCTCGCGGTATTCCTGCCGCTCTACATGCTGGGCGGCATGGCCGCCGGCGACGTCAAGCTGATGGCCGCCATCGGCGCCTGGCTAGGCGCAGCCATGGCCTTCGAGATTGCGCTGGCGGCGTTCCTGCTGGGCGGCGTCTGGGCTCTTGCCCATGTGTACTGGTTCCGTAGCGGCGGCCAGGTGTTCCGCAACATTGGCGGCATTGTCCGCGGCAAGGCGGGCGCGCCGTCGGTCGGTGCGCTGCCTTATGGCGTAGCCATCGCCGCCGGCACGCTGGTCATGCTCTTTGCCGCCAGATGA
- a CDS encoding Flp family type IVb pilin, translated as MRTIIAKWKALQRDEHGVTAIEYALIGALIAMVIVVTVGFLGTKVNELFEAVVAVMPAMP; from the coding sequence ATGCGAACCATCATCGCGAAGTGGAAAGCGCTGCAACGCGACGAGCACGGCGTCACTGCAATCGAATACGCATTAATCGGCGCGCTGATTGCCATGGTGATCGTGGTGACGGTGGGCTTCCTGGGCACCAAGGTCAATGAGCTGTTTGAAGCCGTGGTCGCCGTCATGCCGGCCATGCCTTGA
- a CDS encoding Flp family type IVb pilin, which yields MKTLTQSMLNFVRDEDGVTAIEYGLIASLIAVVIIATVTTVGTNLTSIFSYIASKLTVPST from the coding sequence ATGAAAACCCTGACCCAATCCATGCTGAATTTCGTCCGCGACGAAGATGGCGTCACCGCCATCGAGTACGGCCTGATCGCCTCGCTGATCGCCGTGGTCATCATCGCGACGGTAACGACCGTCGGCACGAACCTGACCAGCATCTTCAGCTACATCGCATCGAAGCTGACGGTGCCGTCAACCTGA
- a CDS encoding glycosyltransferase family 87 protein: MEAAQATTGRSLYAAADTHWLDGERFRLYTKVALLCYVLYFGGWTLRACVLKVPGVFAPGADFVVFWSAARLALTQGAAAPYDHDLLRQMELAAVPGLAIGDGVLPWLYPPTYLLYVLPLGLLSYGMATVVFFSGGACWYGWALCRTLPRNAWLAGLAFPGIAVVLATGQNALWLAGCAGLALACLRTRPLLAGMLLGLVTVKPHLALMFPVALLCARAWPALGAMIATAMALASVSLLAFGIEPFTAFLGNATVAREAVEQGAALLPRMPTVFAAVKMLSGGVMLPYVVHGTVAAAALAAVVYAWSRPCSYALRAAVVISAGLLVSPYLYDYDLAFLGLAIAWLGPHAWRNGWLRGERELLLLLWLLPLCGLVVGARIGIQPMPLGLIAALALAVWRIRLERTGKASRDA, encoded by the coding sequence ATGGAAGCCGCACAGGCCACGACCGGCCGGTCGTTATACGCGGCGGCCGACACGCACTGGCTGGATGGTGAGCGCTTCCGTCTGTACACGAAGGTCGCGCTGCTCTGTTATGTGCTGTATTTCGGCGGCTGGACCTTACGCGCCTGCGTACTGAAGGTGCCGGGTGTGTTCGCCCCCGGCGCGGACTTTGTCGTGTTCTGGAGTGCGGCCAGGCTGGCACTGACCCAGGGTGCCGCGGCACCCTATGACCACGACCTGCTGCGGCAGATGGAGTTGGCGGCGGTGCCAGGCCTGGCGATCGGCGATGGCGTTCTACCCTGGCTATATCCGCCCACATACCTGCTGTATGTACTGCCGCTGGGTTTGCTTAGCTATGGCATGGCCACGGTGGTGTTCTTCAGCGGCGGCGCCTGCTGGTATGGATGGGCGTTGTGCCGCACACTGCCCCGCAATGCCTGGCTCGCAGGCCTGGCTTTCCCGGGCATTGCGGTAGTGCTGGCCACCGGCCAGAACGCACTGTGGCTTGCTGGCTGCGCCGGCCTGGCGCTGGCCTGCCTGCGCACCCGTCCGCTGCTGGCCGGCATGCTGCTGGGGCTGGTGACAGTGAAGCCTCACCTGGCCCTGATGTTTCCGGTGGCGCTGTTGTGCGCGCGCGCCTGGCCGGCGCTGGGCGCGATGATCGCCACGGCCATGGCACTGGCGAGCGTGTCGTTGCTGGCATTCGGCATCGAGCCGTTCACTGCCTTCCTGGGCAATGCCACCGTAGCGCGCGAAGCGGTAGAGCAAGGCGCTGCGCTGCTGCCGCGCATGCCCACCGTATTTGCTGCCGTGAAGATGCTGTCGGGCGGGGTGATGCTGCCTTACGTCGTGCATGGGACCGTCGCGGCAGCGGCTCTGGCTGCCGTGGTTTATGCCTGGTCGCGTCCGTGCAGTTATGCGCTGCGCGCCGCCGTAGTGATCAGTGCGGGGTTGCTTGTGTCCCCTTACCTGTATGACTACGACCTCGCCTTCCTGGGGCTGGCCATTGCGTGGCTGGGCCCCCATGCCTGGCGCAACGGATGGCTGCGCGGCGAGCGAGAACTTCTGTTGCTGCTATGGCTGTTGCCGCTTTGCGGCCTGGTGGTCGGCGCGAGGATCGGCATCCAGCCGATGCCGTTGGGATTGATCGCCGCGCTGGCTCTGGCCGTCTGGCGCATCCGGCTGGAACGAACGGGCAAGGCATCGCGCGATGCCTGA
- a CDS encoding glycosyltransferase family 2 protein — protein MANYETQLVSLVVPFYNESDALQSFFTRVLPILESIPATHFEIVCINDGSTDDTLPRLVEMARRDARIRVIDLTRNFGKEAALTAGIDEAAGDAVIPIDADLQDPPELIPTLVLRWRQGADVVLAQRARRTSDSLLKRVTAAAYYRVHNHLSDLKIPENVGDFRLMDRAVVNALKQLPERHRFMKGLFAWVGFHTVTVQYERMPRAAGKSKFSGWRLWNLALEGITSFSSVPLRSWTYLGTFIAMLAFCYGMYIVARTLILGVDVPGYASVLSLLLFFGGVQLIGLGVVGEYIGRIYDEAKGRPIYLVKRRYQERRPHGRAAGNGRVISLVAGKRN, from the coding sequence ATGGCCAACTATGAAACCCAGCTGGTTTCGCTGGTAGTGCCGTTCTACAACGAGTCAGACGCGTTGCAGTCCTTCTTCACGCGGGTGCTGCCTATCCTTGAGTCGATCCCGGCGACCCACTTCGAGATCGTCTGCATCAATGACGGCAGTACGGATGACACGTTACCCCGGCTGGTTGAGATGGCGCGCCGCGACGCGCGCATCCGCGTAATCGACCTGACGCGAAATTTCGGCAAGGAAGCAGCGCTGACAGCGGGCATAGACGAGGCCGCCGGCGATGCCGTGATCCCGATCGACGCTGACCTGCAGGACCCTCCCGAACTGATCCCGACCCTGGTCCTGCGCTGGCGGCAGGGAGCGGATGTGGTGCTGGCACAGCGCGCCAGGCGCACCAGCGATTCGCTGCTCAAGCGTGTCACGGCTGCTGCGTACTACCGCGTGCACAACCACCTGTCTGACCTGAAGATTCCTGAGAACGTGGGCGACTTCCGGCTGATGGATCGTGCCGTGGTCAACGCACTGAAGCAACTGCCGGAGCGTCACCGCTTCATGAAGGGCCTGTTTGCCTGGGTCGGCTTCCATACCGTGACGGTCCAGTACGAGCGCATGCCGCGCGCCGCTGGCAAGTCCAAGTTCTCTGGCTGGCGGCTGTGGAACCTGGCGCTGGAGGGGATCACGAGCTTTAGCTCGGTGCCGCTGAGGAGCTGGACTTATCTCGGCACTTTTATCGCCATGCTGGCTTTTTGCTACGGCATGTACATCGTGGCGCGCACGCTGATCCTTGGTGTCGATGTGCCAGGCTACGCGTCGGTGTTGTCGCTGCTCCTGTTCTTCGGTGGCGTGCAGCTGATCGGGCTGGGCGTGGTGGGCGAGTACATCGGCCGGATTTACGACGAGGCCAAAGGCCGCCCGATTTACCTGGTCAAGCGCCGCTACCAGGAGCGCCGTCCGCACGGACGTGCGGCAGGCAATGGTCGGGTGATCTCGCTGGTGGCGGGCAAGCGCAACTGA
- a CDS encoding glycosyltransferase family 87 protein, which yields MSGVTKKAAACVSAIVSPHGLPHNSAHSWLTPERVYLYAAAVLIIESVLTAAWWYGHWILKAPQVPLLGWDLAVYWSASGLAQGHGAAAAYDWPLLQAAEAPLLPGTFGPFAYPPTFLLMVYPLASVSFGLALLLSSIIGLVLYLWAMRAAVHGQYARWWMPALAFPGIWAALLAGQNTLITASACAAALLLMHRHAFAAGACVALLCIKPQLGVLFPLLFACERRWAVMTSAAACSAVFFAFSGMAFGIDIFPAFARSMTMFGRTVAEHGGPLLRGAPTIFAVLRTAGAEAGLSYAGHALGAAIAAGTCTWLWLTHTRPALGASALVVGTLLVQPYLMYYDLAWLAIPIALLCSDFARHGSTLTERLLLCLVWIVPAHALLVVIALPSPQVAPVVLFALLGMIARRHHVARPTSGTATAGA from the coding sequence ATGTCTGGAGTGACCAAAAAGGCGGCAGCCTGCGTGTCGGCGATCGTTTCACCGCACGGCCTTCCGCACAACTCGGCGCACAGCTGGCTCACGCCAGAGCGCGTGTACCTGTATGCCGCCGCCGTGCTCATCATCGAATCCGTACTCACCGCCGCATGGTGGTACGGCCACTGGATACTGAAAGCGCCCCAAGTGCCCTTGCTGGGTTGGGACCTCGCGGTCTACTGGAGCGCGTCCGGCCTGGCGCAGGGGCATGGGGCTGCCGCCGCCTATGACTGGCCCCTGCTACAGGCGGCAGAGGCACCCCTGCTTCCTGGCACCTTCGGCCCTTTCGCCTATCCGCCGACCTTCTTGCTGATGGTCTACCCGCTCGCTTCGGTGTCCTTCGGGCTGGCCCTGCTGTTGTCCTCCATCATCGGACTTGTGCTCTACCTGTGGGCCATGCGCGCCGCGGTCCACGGCCAGTACGCCCGCTGGTGGATGCCCGCGCTCGCCTTTCCCGGTATCTGGGCCGCGCTACTTGCGGGCCAGAATACCTTGATCACCGCGTCAGCCTGCGCCGCAGCGCTGCTGCTGATGCATCGCCATGCATTTGCCGCGGGTGCCTGCGTCGCGCTGCTATGCATCAAGCCACAGCTGGGCGTACTGTTTCCCCTGCTTTTTGCGTGCGAGCGGCGCTGGGCCGTCATGACCAGCGCGGCAGCATGCTCGGCCGTCTTCTTCGCATTCTCCGGCATGGCTTTCGGCATCGACATTTTTCCCGCGTTCGCCCGCAGCATGACGATGTTTGGCAGGACCGTGGCTGAACATGGTGGTCCGCTGCTGCGCGGCGCGCCGACCATCTTCGCGGTGCTACGCACCGCAGGCGCGGAAGCGGGGCTGTCGTACGCCGGCCATGCCCTGGGTGCGGCCATCGCCGCTGGCACCTGTACCTGGCTGTGGTTGACCCATACTCGGCCGGCGCTGGGTGCGTCGGCCCTGGTAGTCGGCACGCTGCTGGTGCAGCCCTACCTCATGTACTACGATCTGGCATGGCTGGCGATTCCCATCGCGCTGCTCTGCAGCGACTTCGCCCGGCATGGCAGCACTTTGACCGAGCGATTGCTGCTGTGCTTGGTCTGGATCGTGCCGGCGCATGCGCTGCTGGTGGTGATTGCGCTGCCTTCGCCACAGGTTGCTCCCGTCGTGCTGTTCGCGCTGCTCGGGATGATTGCGCGCCGGCATCACGTCGCGCGCCCTACCTCCGGCACCGCGACAGCCGGGGCCTAA
- a CDS encoding GtrA family protein, which translates to MLHAKSRAARTRRDSIRGLHGNETLGRLFRFGISGVIATGIHIAVATPLIYLMHASQPSANGVAFVVANVGSYLLNTLWSFGAKPGRDSYLRFLTVSLMGLGMTLAISVGAQALGAGYWAGLAAILSVVPAVTFVLHRRWTYR; encoded by the coding sequence ATGCTCCATGCCAAATCCCGCGCCGCGCGCACGCGGCGCGATTCCATCCGCGGCCTGCACGGCAACGAAACGCTGGGCAGGCTGTTTCGCTTCGGCATTTCGGGCGTGATTGCCACCGGCATCCACATTGCCGTAGCCACGCCGCTGATCTACCTGATGCATGCCTCCCAGCCCAGCGCCAATGGTGTGGCGTTCGTCGTCGCCAACGTCGGTTCCTACCTGCTCAATACATTGTGGAGTTTCGGCGCGAAGCCGGGGCGGGATAGCTACCTGCGCTTCCTGACGGTGTCGCTGATGGGACTCGGCATGACGCTGGCGATATCCGTCGGCGCGCAGGCGCTGGGAGCGGGCTATTGGGCGGGGCTGGCTGCGATCCTGTCGGTGGTGCCGGCCGTGACTTTCGTGCTGCACCGGCGCTGGACGTATCGATGA
- a CDS encoding sigma-54 dependent transcriptional regulator — protein sequence MSAYANRPLLYLSQHHDAMLCRVLTQRGWKLSFASSLEDLHALPAGNQPQAALLDLHSGFSDADLESFEPWLAQPHIGWIGAVARHEALTESARRLLGLYFVDYYTAPFEHAELAHSLGHAQGMAQLRPGLQRATPGTLRPDGMIGSCAAMQTLFRGIEKVSRWDTPVLISGESGTGKELAAQAIHRASERASQPFVAVNCAAIPPTLLMSELFGYERGAFTGATKRKPGRIEMAQGGTLFLDEIGDMPLESQTSLLRFLETGRIERLGGTESVEVDVRIVSATHVDLEAAIAAERFRGDLYHRLCVLRVRQPPLRERGSDIMLIAEHVLEGVRKQSPARIRGFSPTALRAIQQHNWPGNVRELINRIRHAAAMCEDGVIQPTDLELATPAEERPKTLAAIREAAEQHAIVEALQRNHERLIDVAAELGISRVTLFRLMRDYKLQVKKGDMGMVCVQG from the coding sequence ATGAGCGCGTATGCCAACCGCCCGCTGCTGTACCTGTCGCAGCATCACGACGCCATGCTCTGCAGGGTCCTGACGCAACGCGGCTGGAAGCTCAGTTTCGCGTCCTCCCTGGAAGACCTCCATGCCCTGCCGGCCGGCAACCAGCCCCAGGCCGCGCTGCTGGACCTGCATAGCGGCTTCAGCGACGCCGACCTGGAATCGTTCGAGCCCTGGCTCGCGCAGCCCCATATCGGCTGGATCGGCGCCGTCGCCAGGCACGAGGCGCTGACCGAGAGCGCGCGCCGGCTGCTTGGCCTGTACTTCGTCGACTACTACACCGCGCCGTTCGAGCACGCCGAACTGGCCCACTCGCTCGGCCATGCGCAAGGCATGGCGCAGTTGCGGCCCGGCTTGCAGCGCGCCACGCCCGGCACCTTGCGCCCCGACGGCATGATCGGCAGCTGCGCGGCCATGCAGACGCTGTTCCGCGGCATCGAGAAAGTATCGCGCTGGGACACCCCCGTGCTGATCTCCGGCGAGTCGGGCACCGGCAAGGAACTGGCCGCGCAGGCGATCCACCGCGCATCGGAACGCGCCTCGCAGCCGTTCGTGGCCGTCAACTGTGCCGCCATCCCGCCCACGCTGCTGATGTCCGAGCTGTTCGGCTACGAGCGCGGTGCCTTCACCGGCGCGACCAAGCGCAAGCCCGGCCGCATCGAGATGGCGCAGGGCGGCACCCTGTTCCTCGATGAAATCGGCGACATGCCGCTGGAAAGCCAGACCAGCCTGCTGCGCTTCCTGGAGACCGGCCGCATCGAGCGCCTGGGCGGCACCGAATCGGTCGAGGTGGACGTACGCATCGTCTCCGCCACCCACGTCGACCTCGAGGCCGCCATTGCCGCCGAGCGCTTCCGCGGCGACCTTTACCATCGCCTGTGCGTGCTGCGCGTGCGCCAGCCCCCGCTGCGCGAGCGCGGCAGCGACATCATGCTGATCGCCGAGCACGTGCTCGAAGGCGTGCGCAAGCAGTCGCCGGCCCGCATCCGCGGCTTCTCGCCAACCGCGCTGCGCGCGATCCAGCAGCACAACTGGCCTGGCAACGTGCGCGAGCTGATCAACCGGATCCGGCATGCGGCGGCGATGTGCGAGGACGGCGTGATCCAGCCGACGGACCTGGAGCTGGCAACACCTGCGGAAGAACGGCCGAAGACGCTGGCGGCGATTCGGGAGGCAGCGGAGCAGCATGCGATCGTCGAGGCGCTGCAGCGCAACCATGAGCGGCTGATCGATGTGGCCGCCGAGCTTGGGATTTCGCGGGTGACGTTGTTCAGGCTGATGCGGGATTACAAGCTGCAGGTGAAGAAGGGGGATATGGGGATGGTCTGCGTGCAGGGGTAG
- a CDS encoding LysR substrate-binding domain-containing protein: MARSPGKPANRPVHLPPLQALRALEAATRHRSFSRAAEELALTHSAISHHIRGLEASLGTKLFQRTGSQMTPTSAGARLAEQVRAALDSIESALREAGNSAAPPVVRLQVSVMEDLANAWLIRRLPSLHAQVPSLDLHLRLHAEITPPDPYSVDVGIWHQRVDLPGFECHNLIEDHVIAVASPALLARYPGFTLADVPRLPMLRFALRPWRDWLEAAGLPGDEPGRGPIFQDAGLMLQSAVAGLGLATARLQLAHDYLSSGQLVQIGSTRIPSSLHYWVTWREGNPREKAIHAFHAWLQEQVRGEATQTHPTVGGQPRQFHS, encoded by the coding sequence ATGGCCCGATCCCCCGGCAAACCCGCCAACCGCCCCGTCCACCTGCCTCCGCTGCAAGCACTGCGAGCGCTGGAGGCCGCCACGCGCCACCGCAGCTTTTCACGCGCGGCCGAAGAGCTGGCGCTCACACACAGCGCCATCAGCCACCATATCCGCGGGCTGGAAGCCAGCCTGGGCACCAAGCTGTTCCAGCGCACCGGCAGCCAGATGACGCCGACCAGCGCGGGCGCGCGGCTGGCCGAACAGGTGCGCGCCGCGCTCGACAGCATCGAAAGCGCGCTGCGCGAGGCCGGCAACAGCGCCGCGCCGCCGGTGGTGCGGCTGCAGGTCAGCGTGATGGAGGACCTGGCCAATGCCTGGCTGATCCGGCGGCTGCCCAGCCTGCACGCCCAGGTGCCGTCGCTGGACCTGCACTTGCGGCTGCACGCCGAGATCACCCCGCCCGACCCGTACAGCGTCGACGTCGGCATCTGGCACCAGCGCGTGGACCTGCCCGGCTTCGAGTGCCACAACCTGATCGAGGACCACGTCATCGCCGTGGCCAGCCCGGCGCTGCTGGCGCGCTACCCCGGCTTCACGCTGGCCGACGTGCCGCGCCTGCCGATGCTGCGCTTTGCGCTGCGCCCCTGGCGCGACTGGCTGGAAGCGGCCGGCCTGCCGGGCGACGAGCCCGGGCGCGGCCCGATCTTCCAGGACGCGGGACTGATGCTGCAGTCAGCCGTGGCCGGCCTGGGCCTTGCCACCGCACGCTTGCAGCTGGCGCACGACTACCTGTCCAGCGGCCAGCTGGTGCAGATCGGCTCGACCCGCATTCCATCCAGCCTGCACTACTGGGTCACCTGGCGCGAAGGCAACCCGCGGGAAAAGGCGATCCATGCCTTCCACGCCTGGCTGCAGGAGCAGGTGCGCGGCGAAGCCACGCAAACGCATCCCACCGTCGGCGGGCAACCCCGGCAGTTTCATTCATGA